The following is a genomic window from Candidatus Latescibacter sp..
TTTTAATCCCGCAGGCATAAGCGGTCACCGCAGCCGCCGAATCGGTTATCAGCGCATCGGCGGAATAGGTACGGCAGCGTCCCTGGACGGGCAGCTTATCGACGTTGAGAAGGCTGTCCACACCCACTGTCATAGCCCGTATCGAGGCCCACATCGAGATGGAACAGCCGTCGGGGATGATCAGTATCACATTCTTCTCCGCCGCCGAAAATGAATAACTCCCCAAGAAAAGGGATATGATGATAATCAATGTTTTTGCAGTAAAGGACATTGTACCCTCCTGAAAATGGTTGAATTCATGTTTTGACCCGAATTATTCACAAACTAGCTATGACATTTTCTTAACTCTTTTTTAAACAGATACTTATTATTAATTTGGGAAGGCAGCCCCCTAAATCCCCCAAAGGGGGACTTTTCGTGGTAAAGATGAAAATGCGAAAGTGTAACTTTTTAAATAACCTATTAAGCCTTGTATTGCAGTCTTTTAAGTCCCCTTTTGGGGGATTTAGGGGGCTGTAGTTTTAACGCTCACAGAGCCTAAAATCCCTTTTACATGCATAATTCGGGTTAAAAACCTTAACAATAAAATATAAAGTATTTTCCCGCGAGGGGAAATGTGAAAGTTTTTTTTAGAAAAAACGTTTGCTTTCGGCTGAATCCATACTCTAATTATAGGTACAATTACGCCAGATGTATTCCCAACAGAGAAGGAGACTTTTTTATGAAACGACGCGAAGCGATTCGGCTGTTCCCGATTTCCCTGGCCGGGATGACAGGAATGGCGCAGCAAGTGTTCGGCGGGGAGATGAAAGAGAAAGAGGAACGGGAGAACAACGATGAACCGCTTGCCATGCAGTATTCAAAAAAAGTGAGGGAGCGCCTCACCTGGATCCGTCAGAATCAAACGGAAAATCTCATGGAGGCCGCGCATGCCATTGCCCGAACGGTCGAAAACGGCGGCCAGTGCTATCAGGTGAGTTGGGACGCCGGTCACACCGAGGCGGACTCCTGGCCGGGACGTAATGGCGAGCCGGAGATTTTTTCGACCGCTTTCGACATCAATAAAGCCAAAAAAGGGGACCTGCTCCTCACTTCCGGGCAGACTCCCTATACCGAGGAACTCGGGAAAAAGGGGATATTTCTCATCGGCTGCCCCAGCCCGTGGAGCGGGGATGCACGGTTCCCTGAGCTGCTACGGGATGATATAAAGAAGCTTGTCCTCAGGCCTTATGCGGATATCTACATCGAGAACCAGGCGACCACACTCGGCGGGGTGGTCAATGTTCCCGGAATGCCTGCGCCGATCGGTCCGGTTTCGGGAATTACGGGGAAAACGACCATCTGGATGATGCTCGCCGATGCCTGCCGCACACTCGCCCGAAAGGGACTAAGCCGCCCGGTCAAGGGCGACGAGCCGATACTAAAAGGAGGCGACAAGCCCGATTACCGGACTTTCGCAGGATGGGCGAAGCTCAACGATCCTCTCATGGACGACTATTTCAACGAGGTAATGAAACAGCTCGAGATGGTTTTTGCAGAGCTTGGCACTATCCGTAAGATTGCAAAAATAAGCGTCGATTCTGTCCTTAATGGCGGGAAGATTTACGGTTACAGCCTCCACAGTTCGATTGCCGGGGAGGCCAGCACTCGTCGCAGCGGGCTTTCCATAACCGAGGGCGTTTACGGCTCCACGATGGATACACCGGAAAAGCGGAAGAATTTCAGGGGAACATCCAAGGACTGCGTCATCATGGGAATCACGAAACCGGACGACCCCACTGACCTCGCGTTCCTCGATATGTTCCGGCAGCGCGGCATGAAGGTCGCCTCTCTCGGCCCGATGACCCGGAGCATTCAGGTTCCAAAGGGAAGAACCGTCCCGAAGGAGACCGATTTTCATGCCGGCCGTATGTGCGATACCTACGGACTTTTTGCGGTGCCGGGTTTTGAGCAGCGCATCTGCCCGACTTCAGGCGTCGTTCTCGACCATCTGTTCTGGTGTACGATGCTGGAAGTTGTCGAGCAATACATCGACCGTACCGGCGGAGATGTCCCGGGAGTGTACTATTCCGCCGCGCTGAAAGGCGGGATGGAGCATATGTACCGTATGCTCGAGGTATACCGCGACAGGGGGAAATGACTGCCCTCACCCCCTGCCCCCTCTCCCGTAAACGGGCGAGGGGGTAATGATTCATATGATTTTAAACAACCATAAAGAGAAAAATATCAATAATAGAATGAAGTTTCCTGCATAAGATTCATCACATATCAACTATCATAAACAGATTTTGTAAATGATCCGTCACAAAGGGAGGAAGTGTGGAATCACGGCGTGAATTCTTACAGAAAACAATAGCAGCTGGAATTGCCGGAATCGTTGCGTCCGGGGTAGCGCCTGCTTTTGCAAAAGAAAGAGTTGCAAAAGGCGGGATTACTTTGGAACAAGCCTGGAAAGTTCACCGTAAATGCCTCATCATCGATGGCCACCAGGATACATCGGTGAGACGGTTCGCCCGTAAAGAGAATCCAAAAAATTGGATGAAGCGCGATACATCCTACCATTCGGACATACCCCGGATGAAGGAAGGAGGGCAGCAATACGTCGGGTTCTTTCTCGTAGAGGATAGTACGGTCACCAACCTCTGGACCATTACCGAATTCATCCTGGAGCAGATCAATGCACATCCAGAGGACCTCATGCTGGTTCTTTCATCAAAGGATGCGGTTCGAGCCGGAAAGACGGGGAAGGTTGGTGTTTTAATGGAAATAGAAGGCCCGGCAAGATGGCTGAATGGAAATATAGATATCCTCCGGCTTTTATATCGCCTCGGGGTGCGCTCGGTGCATATCACCCACGGGGAAGGGGGGAGCGAACCGACCTTCCTGCAGGGCACTCGGAGTATCACAGGTCCCTGCACACCTGAAGATCGGGAGGCGCAGCGCAAAAACGCCGTCGGTCTGACTCCCTTCGGCCTGGAGGTACTGAAGACGAATATTGAACTAGGTATTATCACCGATCTGTCCCACACAAATGACAAAGCTTTTTTTGATGTCATTGAAAACTCCACGAAGCCGCCTATCATGAGCCACACGGCTGTCTTTTCACTCTGTCATCAATATCGGTGTCTGACGGACGATCAGATCAAGGCGCTTGCCGCAAGAGGCGGAGTAATGGGCATCGTTGTTCTTCCCGGGTTCATCGACACCGATCCCAAGAAAGCCACTATCGACCGCTTAATAGATCATATTCTATATGTGGCGGACCTGGTAGGCATCGAAACGGTTGGCTTCGGCTCCGATTATGACGGTTTTTCAGATATTCCGATAGTGCCCGATGTGTCGCAGCTTGTGAATCTCACTCGCGCCATGCTGGCTCGCGGCCTGACTGAGGAAGAGATAAGGAAATTCTGGGGTGGCAATTTCCTGCGGGTCCTCCGGAATACAATCGACAAGCCGGAGAAATAATCCCCTCACCCCCTACCCTTTCTAAAGTCTAAAGTATAGCTGTTTATTCAGGCTTTATCATTCCATTTTCTTTGCCGAAAAGCCTGGCATACATATCTATTTGACTGCCTGCGTCATAAAAGCCATAGGGAGAGCCGACAGCCCAATCTTCGGGAATCTCACTCAGCCGAACCATTTTCCCGCCTCGCTCCAGGTTTGAAAAAAAAGCGCCGGTAAACAGGGAACTCTTCTCCAGTATTTCTTCATGAGTCTGATACAGCCCCCCTTTCTCAAACATCCATTGAATACGATGGAGCATGGGAAGCCACATGAACTCATCGATGCCCCATTCATCCATGCTGTTGAAAACATAGTTCTGTTTCAGGGGCTGTATGGTTATTGCAAACCAGTGCGAGGATTCATTAGGCATCGGGCCCTCGTTGATTTTGCCGGTAAAGGGGCCCTTCCCACGGTCCTTATACGATACAACCGTTATGCCTCCGGCGCTCTTTCGCAAATCTTTGCAGGAAAGCGATACGGCTTCGATACCTCCGCCAATCGCGGCATAGGCCCCCCATACACCATGAAGGCCGTGAGAATAATAGTCAGAACAGGCATTCCACGCTTCATATCCTGTAATCTCATCTCTTTTAACCTTGGCGCGGATGGTATACATTTCTTGTATATGCTCATAGGATGATCCGGTCATAATGGGCGCGTTATATTTCTTCGCCAGATATATCATTTCTTTTGCTTTTTTTATGGA
Proteins encoded in this region:
- a CDS encoding dipeptidase, coding for MESRREFLQKTIAAGIAGIVASGVAPAFAKERVAKGGITLEQAWKVHRKCLIIDGHQDTSVRRFARKENPKNWMKRDTSYHSDIPRMKEGGQQYVGFFLVEDSTVTNLWTITEFILEQINAHPEDLMLVLSSKDAVRAGKTGKVGVLMEIEGPARWLNGNIDILRLLYRLGVRSVHITHGEGGSEPTFLQGTRSITGPCTPEDREAQRKNAVGLTPFGLEVLKTNIELGIITDLSHTNDKAFFDVIENSTKPPIMSHTAVFSLCHQYRCLTDDQIKALAARGGVMGIVVLPGFIDTDPKKATIDRLIDHILYVADLVGIETVGFGSDYDGFSDIPIVPDVSQLVNLTRAMLARGLTEEEIRKFWGGNFLRVLRNTIDKPEK
- a CDS encoding Gfo/Idh/MocA family oxidoreductase, with protein sequence MSETTKNSRRKFLKIGGSMALAAAASSAGAKVMFTRKSPASQDLLRVGLLLGAGGHSNGIWGRFFNPTEGEIRRLGMIYTKVWSADREAAGKFGKKFGIEVEDKFDGMVDKVDGIMIDDFNAVAYNHKLARPYLEAGIPAFINRPFTDSIKKAKEMIYLAKKYNAPIMTGSSYEHIQEMYTIRAKVKRDEITGYEAWNACSDYYSHGLHGVWGAYAAIGGGIEAVSLSCKDLRKSAGGITVVSYKDRGKGPFTGKINEGPMPNESSHWFAITIQPLKQNYVFNSMDEWGIDEFMWLPMLHRIQWMFEKGGLYQTHEEILEKSSLFTGAFFSNLERGGKMVRLSEIPEDWAVGSPYGFYDAGSQIDMYARLFGKENGMIKPE